In Nocardia sp. NBC_00403, one DNA window encodes the following:
- a CDS encoding alpha/beta hydrolase family protein, giving the protein MRNGRVIAFVLFVVAVVVAGCSSGSDNPPNPVTGDWRGMIQTPGKPIEIGVSFADDGTATIDIPVQGVHETPLKDVKTDRDAVEFAIADIPGDPKFHGRYDAGAGKITGDFIQGGQSFVLAMERGKVAPLPRPQEPKPPFPYHSEDITYRSGDITIAGTLTEPQGNGPFPAVLLISGSGPQDRDETLMGHKPFLLLADTLTRAGYAVLRTDDRGVGGTGGNLDAANYTDLSGDAAAGVSFLRGRPGIDQARVGLFGHSEGGYLAPLVASRPDSGVAFVIAMAGPSVVGADVVNEQTELIGAAQGTPPDELDAQVRDTTAVTALLRTGDIEGAKKLAREQNATLPADKRAKAADLEAQITPYFAALVAYDPAPALKALRVPVLAFYGGKDLQVPAAQNEQPMRDNLAADPDATVLTFPGLNHLMQPTETGLPSEYNNIETTISPEVLTYVTTWLTQRIPPK; this is encoded by the coding sequence ATGCGCAATGGACGAGTGATCGCGTTCGTTCTGTTTGTCGTTGCCGTCGTGGTGGCCGGGTGTTCGTCAGGATCCGACAATCCGCCGAACCCGGTGACCGGTGACTGGAGGGGGATGATCCAGACCCCGGGGAAGCCGATCGAGATCGGGGTGAGCTTCGCCGACGACGGCACCGCCACCATCGATATCCCCGTGCAGGGTGTGCACGAGACACCGCTGAAGGACGTGAAGACCGACCGTGACGCGGTGGAATTCGCCATCGCCGACATCCCGGGTGACCCGAAGTTCCACGGCAGGTACGACGCAGGCGCGGGCAAGATCACCGGTGACTTCATCCAGGGCGGGCAGAGTTTCGTGTTGGCGATGGAGCGCGGCAAGGTCGCTCCGCTCCCACGGCCACAGGAGCCGAAGCCGCCTTTCCCGTACCACTCCGAGGACATCACCTACCGCAGCGGTGACATCACCATCGCGGGCACGCTCACCGAGCCGCAGGGCAACGGACCCTTCCCTGCGGTGCTGCTGATCAGCGGTAGCGGCCCCCAGGATCGTGACGAGACACTGATGGGCCACAAGCCGTTCCTGCTCCTCGCGGACACCCTGACCCGCGCGGGGTACGCGGTGCTGCGCACCGACGACCGCGGTGTCGGCGGCACCGGCGGCAACCTCGACGCAGCGAACTACACCGACCTGTCGGGCGATGCCGCGGCAGGTGTGAGTTTCCTGCGCGGCCGTCCGGGCATCGACCAGGCTCGGGTCGGACTGTTCGGACACAGCGAGGGCGGCTACCTCGCGCCACTGGTGGCCTCGCGCCCCGACAGTGGTGTCGCGTTCGTCATCGCGATGGCAGGCCCGTCCGTGGTCGGCGCCGATGTGGTGAACGAGCAGACCGAACTGATCGGCGCGGCACAGGGCACCCCGCCCGACGAACTGGACGCGCAGGTCCGCGACACCACCGCGGTTACCGCCCTGCTGCGGACCGGCGATATCGAGGGTGCCAAGAAACTGGCCCGCGAACAGAACGCCACCCTCCCGGCGGACAAGCGTGCCAAGGCAGCCGACCTCGAAGCCCAGATCACCCCGTACTTCGCGGCTTTGGTCGCCTACGATCCGGCACCCGCGCTGAAGGCGCTGCGTGTGCCGGTCCTCGCCTTCTACGGTGGCAAAGACCTCCAGGTTCCCGCCGCCCAGAACGAACAGCCGATGCGTGACAACCTCGCCGCCGACCCCGACGCGACGGTGCTCACCTTCCCCGGCCTCAACCACCTTATGCAGCCCACCGAGACCGGCCTGCCCAGCGAATACAACAATATCGAGACCACCATCTCGCCAGAGGTGCTGACCTACGTCACCACCTGGCTGACCCAGCGGATACCGCCGAAGTAA
- a CDS encoding PH domain-containing protein produces MSSPHQSVPPAKSSHISDDGSDTGSSTDPARPPRAAKIIRVPQLAYLGVLVLLFCVFFPFVGWPIALWWLLLIPVAVAVWIYRTRTTVSEDGLDLRTVFGARHLDWSQVAGVTIPKRGFVRAHLTDDSDVKLPAVSYDRLRDLIDASGGRIPDLFAAEAAAWEAKVEAERKEAEKGKAEAERAKAKDPAAEPADTDTDGTTTKAGDSEA; encoded by the coding sequence GTGTCATCACCGCATCAGTCCGTGCCACCGGCTAAATCATCCCACATCTCCGACGACGGATCGGATACGGGTAGCTCGACGGACCCGGCGCGGCCGCCGCGGGCCGCAAAGATCATCCGGGTGCCGCAGCTGGCCTACCTGGGTGTACTGGTGCTGTTGTTCTGCGTGTTCTTCCCGTTCGTCGGCTGGCCGATCGCGCTGTGGTGGCTGCTGCTGATCCCCGTCGCGGTGGCGGTGTGGATCTATCGCACCAGGACCACCGTCTCCGAGGACGGGCTGGATCTGCGCACCGTATTCGGTGCACGGCACCTCGACTGGTCGCAGGTTGCGGGGGTGACGATCCCTAAGCGCGGGTTCGTGCGCGCCCACCTCACCGACGACAGCGATGTGAAACTTCCCGCAGTCAGCTACGACCGGCTGCGCGATCTGATCGACGCGTCGGGTGGCCGGATCCCGGACCTGTTCGCCGCGGAGGCCGCGGCCTGGGAGGCCAAGGTCGAGGCCGAGCGGAAAGAGGCCGAGAAGGGAAAGGCAGAAGCGGAGCGCGCGAAGGCGAAGGACCCCGCGGCCGAGCCTGCGGACACGGACACGGACGGCACCACGACCAAGGCAGGCGACAGCGAAGCGTAG
- a CDS encoding PQQ-dependent sugar dehydrogenase yields the protein MSLVVAGRVALSLALGSVLLAGCARFDDSASSPFTPEPTVNPADPKPPKQPPTPGARPTGPCIDPDPAVVATCLDTTGGLIALGDSALVAERRTGRILKVVPVDPSSPQETPTEVARVDVDGTGDGGLSDIALSPTFREDGLIYAYITTATDNRVVRIAEGGPPKAILTGIPKGATGNHGSIEFVTPTQMLVLTGDAGNPGAAVSPSSLGGKLLRVNSPAPGSTAEVVVSGIGTAGDVCGDGKDSVWITDRTATEDRLQLLAKDGTVTTAWTWPDRPGVAGCAAASDGVAIALTGAKAVAIAIADPNTHAVTSSPSLIAQDKYGQLGGAAAGGDGTIWVATVNKTDGQPGPFDDRVVRIPPPQGGGGSD from the coding sequence ATGAGTTTGGTTGTCGCGGGCCGCGTCGCCCTGAGCTTGGCGCTCGGCTCCGTCCTGCTGGCAGGCTGCGCCCGGTTCGATGATTCAGCTTCCAGTCCGTTCACCCCCGAGCCGACCGTCAATCCCGCCGACCCCAAACCGCCCAAGCAGCCGCCGACCCCGGGCGCTCGCCCGACCGGGCCGTGCATCGATCCCGACCCGGCGGTCGTAGCGACCTGCCTGGACACCACCGGCGGTCTGATCGCCCTCGGCGACAGCGCACTGGTGGCCGAGCGGCGCACCGGACGCATCCTGAAGGTGGTGCCGGTGGACCCGAGCAGCCCGCAGGAAACTCCGACGGAGGTCGCGCGCGTCGACGTGGACGGCACCGGCGACGGCGGGCTCTCCGACATCGCACTCTCGCCGACCTTTCGCGAGGACGGGCTGATTTACGCCTACATCACCACCGCCACCGACAACCGGGTTGTCCGCATTGCGGAGGGCGGCCCACCGAAGGCGATCCTGACCGGAATCCCCAAGGGCGCCACCGGTAACCACGGTTCGATCGAGTTCGTCACACCGACGCAGATGCTGGTGTTGACCGGCGATGCGGGCAATCCGGGCGCTGCCGTGTCACCGTCCTCGCTGGGCGGCAAACTGCTGCGGGTCAACTCCCCCGCGCCCGGGTCGACGGCGGAGGTCGTGGTGTCGGGCATCGGCACCGCGGGCGATGTCTGTGGCGACGGCAAGGACAGCGTCTGGATCACCGACCGCACCGCGACCGAGGACCGCCTGCAACTGCTCGCCAAGGACGGCACCGTCACCACCGCGTGGACCTGGCCCGACCGTCCCGGCGTCGCAGGATGCGCGGCGGCCAGCGACGGCGTTGCTATCGCACTGACCGGAGCGAAAGCGGTGGCGATCGCCATCGCCGACCCGAATACGCACGCCGTGACCTCCTCGCCCAGCCTCATCGCACAGGACAAGTACGGACAGCTCGGCGGCGCGGCGGCCGGCGGCGACGGCACCATCTGGGTGGCGACGGTCAACAAGACCGATGGTCAGCCCGGACCGTTCGACGACCGCGTAGTGCGGATCCCGCCGCCGCAGGGCGGTGGCGGGTCGGACTGA
- the gatB gene encoding Asp-tRNA(Asn)/Glu-tRNA(Gln) amidotransferase subunit GatB — MSAPSDDLMDYADVIARFEPVLGMEVHVELNTATKMFCGCPTEFGAEPNTQVCPVCLGLPGSLPVVNEKAVESAIRIGLALNCSITPWGRFARKNYFYPDQPKNYQISQYDEPIATDGHLDVVLDDGSVFRVEIERAHMEEDTGKSLHVGGATGRIHGASHSLLDYNRAGVPLIEIVTKPITGSGERAPEVARAYVTALREVLKSLGVSDVKMEQGSLRCDANVSLMPVGAQEFGTRTETKNVNSLKSVEVAVRFEMRRQAARLAEGLSIVQETRHFHEADGSTSPGRVKETAEDYRYFPEPDLEPVAPETDWVEQLRTTIPEYPWLRRARIQADWELSDEVMRDLVNAGALDLIIATVDAGAPANEARSWWVAYLTEKAKEREVSLEDLPITPAQVAEVIKLVEAKTVNNKVAKQVVDFVLAGEGNPAEIVAAKGLGMVSDDSALQAEVEKALAANPDIADRIRSGKVQAAGKIVGDVMKATRGQADAARVRELVLAACG; from the coding sequence ATGAGCGCACCCTCCGACGACCTGATGGACTATGCCGATGTCATCGCCCGGTTCGAGCCGGTGCTGGGCATGGAGGTTCACGTCGAGCTGAATACCGCGACCAAAATGTTCTGCGGTTGCCCCACCGAGTTCGGCGCGGAACCGAACACTCAGGTGTGCCCGGTGTGCCTCGGACTGCCGGGCTCGCTGCCCGTGGTGAACGAGAAGGCGGTCGAGTCGGCGATCCGGATCGGGCTCGCGCTGAACTGTTCGATCACCCCGTGGGGCCGGTTCGCGCGCAAGAACTACTTCTACCCCGATCAGCCCAAGAACTACCAGATCAGCCAGTACGACGAGCCGATCGCCACCGACGGCCATCTGGATGTGGTGCTCGACGACGGCAGCGTCTTCCGCGTCGAGATCGAGCGCGCGCACATGGAAGAGGACACGGGCAAGTCGCTGCACGTCGGTGGTGCGACCGGTCGCATCCACGGCGCGAGTCACTCACTGCTGGACTACAACCGCGCCGGTGTGCCGCTGATCGAGATCGTCACCAAGCCGATCACCGGCTCGGGGGAGCGTGCGCCGGAGGTGGCACGCGCCTACGTGACCGCCCTGCGCGAGGTGCTGAAGTCGCTCGGCGTCTCTGACGTCAAGATGGAGCAGGGCTCGCTGCGCTGCGATGCCAACGTGTCGCTGATGCCCGTCGGCGCACAGGAATTCGGCACCCGCACCGAAACCAAGAACGTGAACTCGCTCAAGAGCGTCGAGGTCGCGGTTCGCTTCGAAATGCGGCGTCAGGCCGCGCGCTTGGCCGAGGGTCTGAGCATCGTGCAGGAGACCCGCCACTTCCACGAGGCGGACGGCAGCACCTCGCCGGGCCGGGTCAAGGAAACCGCGGAGGACTACCGCTACTTCCCCGAGCCCGATCTGGAACCCGTTGCGCCCGAAACGGACTGGGTGGAGCAGCTGCGTACCACCATTCCCGAGTACCCGTGGTTGCGCCGCGCCAGGATCCAGGCCGACTGGGAGCTGTCCGACGAGGTGATGCGTGACCTCGTCAACGCGGGCGCGCTCGACCTCATCATCGCCACCGTCGACGCGGGCGCCCCGGCCAATGAGGCCCGCTCCTGGTGGGTTGCCTACCTCACCGAAAAAGCCAAGGAGCGCGAGGTTTCGCTGGAGGACCTGCCCATCACGCCCGCCCAGGTCGCCGAGGTGATCAAGCTGGTCGAGGCGAAGACGGTGAACAACAAGGTTGCCAAGCAGGTCGTCGACTTCGTGCTGGCGGGCGAGGGCAACCCGGCCGAGATCGTGGCCGCCAAGGGGCTGGGCATGGTCAGCGACGACAGCGCGTTGCAGGCCGAGGTCGAGAAGGCGCTCGCCGCGAACCCGGACATCGCCGATCGGATCCGCTCCGGCAAGGTCCAGGCCGCGGGCAAGATCGTCGGTGATGTCATGAAGGCCACCCGCGGGCAGGCCGACGCCGCCCGGGTGCGCGAACTCGTGCTCGCCGCCTGCGGCTGA
- a CDS encoding DoxX family protein — protein MTDKSNDTPAATGSTGGTPLSTAEQEAVSTTGSGVSSPFDSPTEQLSSLGKGPELTKDVPRTDDELGLDPEVPAVGEQANQADTAPAYAYASIPPAANPPSEPSRPLRRRNGDNRRGTLDLGLFVLRLVVGGTFIYHGLMKLAGWFHGPGLDGTRDMMANGGWDHPTMATILVTAGELGGGGLLVLGLATPLAAGAVLAVILDAWAWKQGMLPGFQYKVATGVELESILAGAAAVIILTGPGRLSFDRNRGWATRPAYGSFAVLILAIAAAVGTWIWLHGGNPLIGIGPW, from the coding sequence ATGACCGACAAGTCGAATGACACACCCGCGGCCACCGGATCCACAGGTGGCACGCCGCTGTCGACGGCGGAGCAGGAGGCGGTTTCGACCACCGGCAGCGGTGTGAGCAGCCCGTTCGATTCACCGACCGAACAGCTCTCTTCGCTGGGGAAGGGCCCCGAGCTGACCAAGGACGTGCCGCGCACGGACGACGAGCTCGGTCTCGACCCCGAGGTCCCCGCAGTCGGCGAGCAGGCGAACCAGGCAGACACGGCACCCGCCTACGCGTACGCCAGCATCCCGCCCGCCGCGAACCCGCCGAGCGAGCCGAGTCGACCGCTGCGCCGTCGCAACGGTGACAATCGCCGCGGCACCCTCGATCTGGGACTGTTCGTGCTGCGCCTGGTCGTCGGCGGCACCTTCATCTACCACGGGCTGATGAAGCTCGCCGGTTGGTTCCACGGGCCCGGCCTGGACGGCACCCGCGACATGATGGCCAACGGCGGCTGGGACCACCCGACGATGGCCACCATCCTCGTGACGGCCGGCGAACTCGGCGGCGGCGGACTGCTCGTCCTCGGCCTGGCCACCCCGCTCGCCGCGGGCGCCGTGCTCGCGGTCATCCTGGACGCGTGGGCTTGGAAGCAGGGCATGCTTCCCGGCTTCCAATACAAGGTCGCCACCGGCGTCGAACTGGAATCCATCCTGGCGGGCGCCGCCGCGGTGATCATCCTGACCGGACCGGGACGCCTGTCCTTCGACCGCAACCGCGGCTGGGCCACCCGCCCCGCCTACGGCTCCTTCGCCGTCCTGATCCTCGCCATCGCCGCCGCTGTCGGCACGTGGATCTGGCTGCACGGTGGCAACCCCTTGATCGGCATCGGCCCCTGGTAG
- the ilvD gene encoding dihydroxy-acid dehydratase — protein MPPLRSRTTTIGRNAAGARALWRATGMTDSDFGKPIVAIANSYTQFVPGHVHLKNVGEIVADAVRAAGGVPREFHTIAVDDGIAMGHGGMLYSLPSREIIADSVEYMANAHTADALVCISNCDKITPGMLNAAMRLNIPAVFVSGGPMEAGKAVVVGGVAQAPTDLITAIAASANMNVSEEGLSEVERSACPTCGSCSGMFTANSMNCLTEALGLALPGNGSTLATHQARHALFERAGEVIVDIANRWYREDDASVLPRNVANAKAFRNAMALDVAMGGSTNTVLHTLAAAQEGEIDFDLHTIEETSRRVPTLSKVSPNSDYHMEDVHRAGGIPAILGELRRAGLLETDVSTVHTKSFDEWLDTWDIRSGKASEEAIELFHAAPGGVRTTEPFSTNNRWSSLDTDAEGGCIRDLEHAYTKEGGLVVLRGNIAVDGAVLKTAGIDEDLFSFQGPAVVVESQEAAVSAILGKKIKPGDVIVVRYEGPKGGPGMQEMLHPTAFLKGAGLGKECALITDGRFSGGTSGLSIGHMSPEAAGGGAIGLIEDGDQIRIDVTTRTLEVLVDDAVLAERRAKMEASERPWQPVDRVRPVTTALRAYAALATSADKGAVRYVP, from the coding sequence ATGCCACCGCTTCGTTCACGGACAACCACCATCGGCCGCAATGCCGCAGGCGCTCGCGCACTGTGGCGCGCCACCGGTATGACCGACTCCGACTTCGGCAAGCCGATCGTCGCCATCGCGAACTCCTACACCCAGTTCGTGCCGGGGCACGTACATCTGAAGAACGTCGGCGAGATCGTGGCCGACGCGGTGCGCGCCGCGGGCGGTGTGCCGCGTGAGTTCCACACCATCGCGGTCGACGACGGCATCGCCATGGGTCACGGCGGCATGCTCTACTCGCTGCCTTCGCGCGAGATCATTGCCGACTCGGTCGAGTACATGGCGAACGCGCACACCGCCGACGCGCTGGTGTGCATCTCCAACTGCGACAAGATCACTCCCGGCATGCTCAATGCCGCAATGCGCCTGAACATTCCGGCCGTGTTCGTCTCCGGCGGTCCGATGGAGGCAGGCAAGGCGGTCGTCGTCGGCGGTGTCGCGCAGGCACCGACCGATCTGATCACCGCGATCGCGGCCAGCGCCAATATGAACGTCAGTGAGGAAGGGTTGAGCGAGGTCGAGCGCAGTGCGTGTCCGACCTGTGGCTCCTGTTCCGGCATGTTCACCGCGAACTCGATGAACTGCCTCACCGAGGCGCTCGGACTCGCGCTGCCCGGCAACGGTTCCACGCTGGCCACCCACCAGGCTCGGCACGCGCTGTTCGAGCGCGCAGGCGAGGTGATCGTGGATATCGCGAATCGCTGGTACCGCGAGGACGATGCGTCGGTACTGCCGCGGAATGTGGCCAACGCCAAGGCCTTCCGCAACGCGATGGCACTCGACGTCGCGATGGGCGGCTCCACCAACACGGTGCTGCACACGCTGGCCGCCGCACAAGAGGGTGAGATCGACTTCGATCTGCACACGATCGAGGAGACCAGCCGCCGGGTGCCGACCCTGTCCAAGGTGTCGCCCAACTCCGACTACCACATGGAAGACGTGCACCGGGCCGGCGGCATCCCCGCCATCCTCGGCGAGCTGCGGCGCGCGGGCCTGCTGGAGACCGACGTCAGCACGGTGCACACCAAGAGCTTCGACGAGTGGCTCGACACCTGGGATATCCGCTCCGGCAAGGCTTCCGAGGAGGCGATCGAGCTGTTCCACGCCGCGCCCGGTGGCGTGCGCACGACCGAGCCGTTCTCCACGAACAACCGCTGGTCCTCGCTGGACACCGACGCCGAGGGCGGCTGCATCCGCGACCTCGAGCACGCCTACACCAAAGAAGGCGGCCTGGTCGTGCTGCGCGGCAATATCGCCGTCGACGGCGCTGTCCTCAAGACCGCGGGCATCGACGAGGACCTGTTCTCGTTCCAGGGTCCCGCGGTGGTCGTCGAATCTCAGGAAGCGGCCGTCTCGGCGATCCTCGGCAAGAAGATCAAGCCGGGCGACGTGATCGTGGTGCGCTACGAGGGCCCGAAGGGCGGGCCCGGCATGCAGGAAATGTTGCACCCCACCGCCTTCCTGAAGGGTGCGGGCCTCGGCAAGGAGTGCGCGCTGATCACCGACGGCCGCTTCTCCGGCGGCACCTCGGGTCTGTCGATCGGCCACATGTCCCCCGAGGCCGCGGGCGGCGGCGCGATCGGCCTGATCGAGGACGGCGACCAGATCCGCATCGACGTCACCACTCGCACCCTCGAGGTGCTCGTCGACGATGCTGTCCTGGCCGAGCGTCGCGCGAAAATGGAAGCGTCCGAACGCCCCTGGCAGCCCGTCGACCGCGTCCGCCCCGTCACCACGGCCCTGCGCGCCTACGCCGCCCTCGCCACCTCCGCCGACAAGGGCGCCGTCCGCTACGTCCCGTAG
- the ilvN gene encoding acetolactate synthase small subunit — MSTTHTLSVLVEDKPGVLARVAALFSRRGFNIESLAVGGTELPEISRMTIVVTVDDLPLEQVTKQLNKLINVIKIVEQDSDASVARELILVKVRADASVRTQVIEAVTLFRAKVIDVSPDALTVEATGTRSKLDALLRMLEPFGIREIVQSGVVAVGRGPKSITATR; from the coding sequence ATGAGCACGACTCACACCCTCAGCGTGCTGGTGGAGGACAAGCCCGGTGTGCTCGCGCGAGTTGCGGCGCTGTTCTCTCGCCGTGGCTTCAATATCGAGTCCCTCGCGGTCGGCGGTACCGAGCTGCCCGAGATCTCGCGCATGACCATCGTCGTCACCGTCGACGACCTGCCGCTCGAGCAGGTCACCAAGCAGCTCAACAAGCTGATCAACGTCATCAAGATCGTCGAGCAGGACTCCGACGCCTCGGTGGCCCGTGAACTGATCCTGGTCAAGGTGCGCGCTGACGCCAGCGTGCGGACCCAGGTGATCGAGGCCGTCACCCTCTTCCGGGCGAAGGTCATCGATGTGTCCCCGGACGCGCTCACCGTCGAGGCGACCGGAACCCGGTCCAAGCTCGACGCGCTGCTGCGCATGCTCGAACCGTTCGGAATTCGCGAGATCGTGCAGTCCGGAGTCGTCGCAGTCGGCCGTGGTCCGAAATCGATTACGGCTACCCGCTAG
- a CDS encoding acetolactate synthase large subunit has product MSAPTARPGPSARRPAPSANQPASPAGIPTNAANRRQVPPERVTGAQSVVRSLEELGVDTVFGIPGGAILPVYDPLFDSVKVRHVLVRHEQGAGHAATGYAQATGKVGVCMATSGPGATNLVTPIADAQMDSVPIVAITGQVGRSLIGTDAFQEADISGITMPITKHNFLITEGVDIPRIMAEAFYLAASGRPGAVLVDIPKDVLQANTTFSWPPEMRLPGYRPVTKPHGKQVREAARLIMEAKQPVLYVGGGVIKADASAELLELAELTGIPVVTTLMARGAFPDSHTLNMGMPGMHGTVGAVAALQKSDLLITLGARFDDRVTGQLDSFAPDAKVIHADIDPAEIGKNRHADVPIVGDCREVIAELIETLKSDPATTSAPLLGLGEWWKYLDGIRKSYPLGWNTPSDGSLSPEFVIDALGRLAGPDAIYCAGVGQHQMWAAQFIKYENPRTWLNSGGLGTMGYAVPAAMGAKMGAPDKEVWAIDGDGCFQMTNQELATCAVEGVPIKVALINNGNLGMVRQWQTLFYEQRYSNTDLGTHTLRIPDFVKLAEALGCHGIRVEREEDVEAAIREAQSINDRPVVIDFIVGKDAQVWPMVAAGTSNDEIMAARGIRPLFDEDESAAEPAVIHEAMSHQHEQDKVNEG; this is encoded by the coding sequence GTGAGCGCACCAACCGCCCGGCCAGGGCCCTCGGCCCGCAGGCCGGCGCCCTCGGCGAATCAGCCGGCATCGCCCGCTGGCATCCCGACGAACGCGGCGAACCGCCGCCAGGTCCCGCCCGAGCGGGTCACCGGCGCGCAGTCGGTCGTCCGTTCGCTCGAGGAACTCGGCGTCGACACTGTATTCGGCATTCCCGGCGGCGCGATTCTCCCGGTGTACGACCCGCTTTTCGACTCCGTCAAGGTGCGCCACGTGCTGGTGCGCCACGAGCAGGGTGCGGGCCACGCCGCGACCGGATATGCCCAGGCCACCGGCAAGGTCGGCGTGTGCATGGCCACCTCGGGCCCCGGCGCGACCAACCTGGTCACCCCGATCGCCGACGCCCAGATGGACTCGGTTCCGATCGTCGCCATCACCGGCCAGGTCGGCCGCAGCCTGATCGGCACGGACGCGTTCCAGGAAGCCGACATCTCCGGCATCACCATGCCGATCACCAAGCACAACTTCCTCATCACCGAGGGCGTCGACATCCCGCGCATCATGGCCGAGGCGTTCTATCTGGCCGCGAGCGGTCGTCCCGGTGCGGTGCTCGTCGACATCCCGAAGGACGTGCTGCAGGCGAACACCACCTTCAGCTGGCCGCCGGAGATGCGGCTGCCCGGCTACCGTCCGGTCACCAAGCCGCACGGCAAGCAGGTGCGCGAGGCGGCCAGGCTGATCATGGAAGCCAAGCAGCCCGTGCTCTATGTCGGCGGTGGCGTGATCAAGGCCGATGCCTCGGCCGAGCTGCTCGAACTGGCCGAACTGACCGGCATCCCGGTGGTCACCACCCTGATGGCGCGCGGCGCGTTCCCGGACAGTCACACCTTGAACATGGGCATGCCCGGCATGCACGGCACTGTCGGCGCGGTCGCCGCGCTGCAGAAGTCTGATCTGCTGATCACCCTCGGCGCGCGTTTCGACGACCGTGTGACCGGCCAGTTGGATTCCTTCGCACCCGATGCCAAGGTGATCCACGCCGACATCGACCCGGCCGAGATCGGCAAGAACCGGCACGCCGACGTCCCGATCGTCGGTGACTGCCGCGAGGTGATCGCCGAGCTGATCGAGACGCTGAAGTCCGATCCCGCCACCACCTCGGCGCCGCTGCTCGGACTCGGCGAATGGTGGAAGTACCTCGACGGCATCCGCAAGAGCTACCCGCTCGGTTGGAACACGCCGAGCGACGGTTCGCTCTCGCCCGAATTCGTCATCGATGCGCTCGGCCGGCTGGCCGGACCCGACGCGATCTACTGCGCGGGCGTCGGGCAGCACCAGATGTGGGCCGCCCAGTTCATCAAGTACGAGAACCCGCGCACCTGGCTGAACTCCGGCGGTCTCGGCACCATGGGCTACGCCGTTCCGGCCGCCATGGGCGCCAAGATGGGCGCACCGGACAAAGAGGTGTGGGCGATCGACGGTGACGGCTGCTTCCAGATGACCAACCAGGAGTTGGCCACCTGCGCGGTGGAGGGCGTCCCGATCAAGGTCGCGCTGATCAACAACGGCAACCTCGGCATGGTCCGGCAGTGGCAGACGCTGTTCTACGAACAGCGTTACTCCAACACCGATCTCGGCACGCATACCCTGCGTATCCCCGACTTCGTCAAGCTCGCCGAAGCACTCGGCTGCCACGGCATCCGGGTCGAGCGGGAAGAAGATGTCGAGGCCGCGATCCGTGAGGCGCAGTCCATCAACGATCGTCCCGTGGTGATCGACTTCATCGTCGGCAAGGACGCCCAGGTGTGGCCGATGGTCGCCGCGGGCACCAGCAACGACGAGATCATGGCCGCGCGCGGCATCCGTCCGCTGTTCGACGAGGACGAGTCGGCCGCCGAGCCCGCCGTGATCCACGAAGCCATGTCGCACCAGCACGAACAGGACAAGGTGAACGAAGGATGA
- the ilvC gene encoding ketol-acid reductoisomerase: MFYDDDADLSIIQGRKVAVIGYGSQGHAHSLSLRDSGVDVRVGLAEGSKSRPKAEEAGLTVGTPAEVAAWADVIMVLAPDTAQASIFTNDIEPNLKDGDALFFGHGLNIHFGLIKAPADITVAMVAPKGPGHLVRRQFVDGKGVPALIAVDQDPKGEGQALALSYAKGIGGTRAGVIKTTFKEETETDLFGEQAVLCGGTEELVKTGFEVMVEAGYAPEMAYFEVLHELKLIVDLMYEGGIARMNYSVSDTAEFGGYLSGPRVIDADTKKRMQDILKDIQDGSFVKRLVANVEGGNKELEGLRKANAEHPIEVTGAKLRGLMSWVDRPITETA; encoded by the coding sequence ATGTTCTACGACGACGACGCCGACCTGTCGATCATCCAGGGCCGCAAGGTCGCTGTCATCGGCTACGGCAGCCAGGGCCACGCGCACTCGCTGAGCCTGCGCGACTCCGGCGTCGATGTTCGCGTCGGCCTTGCCGAGGGTTCGAAGTCGCGTCCGAAGGCCGAAGAGGCCGGTCTGACCGTCGGCACCCCCGCCGAGGTCGCGGCGTGGGCCGACGTGATCATGGTGCTTGCCCCCGACACCGCGCAGGCGTCGATCTTCACCAACGACATCGAGCCCAACCTGAAGGACGGCGACGCGCTGTTCTTCGGTCACGGCCTCAACATCCACTTCGGTCTGATCAAGGCTCCGGCCGACATCACCGTCGCGATGGTCGCCCCGAAGGGCCCCGGCCACCTGGTCCGTCGTCAGTTCGTCGACGGCAAGGGCGTTCCGGCCCTGATCGCGGTCGACCAGGACCCCAAGGGCGAGGGTCAGGCCCTGGCGCTGTCCTACGCCAAGGGCATCGGCGGCACCCGCGCCGGCGTCATCAAGACCACCTTCAAGGAAGAGACCGAGACCGACCTCTTCGGCGAGCAGGCCGTGCTCTGCGGCGGCACCGAGGAACTGGTCAAGACTGGTTTCGAGGTCATGGTCGAGGCGGGCTACGCGCCGGAGATGGCGTACTTCGAGGTCCTGCACGAGCTGAAGCTCATCGTCGACCTGATGTACGAGGGCGGCATCGCCCGCATGAACTACTCGGTCTCCGACACCGCCGAGTTCGGTGGCTACCTGTCGGGCCCGCGGGTCATCGACGCCGACACCAAGAAGCGCATGCAGGACATCCTGAAGGACATCCAGGACGGCAGCTTCGTCAAGCGTCTCGTCGCGAACGTCGAGGGCGGTAACAAGGAGCTCGAGGGTCTGCGTAAGGCGAACGCCGAGCACCCGATCGAGGTCACCGGCGCCAAGCTGCGCGGCCTGATGAGCTGGGTCGACCGGCCGATCACCGAGACCGCCTGA